A genome region from Musa acuminata AAA Group cultivar baxijiao chromosome BXJ3-5, Cavendish_Baxijiao_AAA, whole genome shotgun sequence includes the following:
- the LOC103985167 gene encoding probable E3 ubiquitin-protein ligase RHY1A isoform X2: protein MIMAGMLPGVECARRRRFQNGGSVDSLTSCSRRSAFPLCTTGHDMHPSSSISMRSIMNKEIHEEALGHAAREARERLDARLRIKRHNSLGCMKLGKSEGCSHGRLHRILGSVQRQVFSSKKFSWSKLRWKASEQADCAVCLEDFQEGDMLVHLPCAHRFHWNCVLPWLESSSHCPCCRMTIFLG from the exons ATGATCATGGCCGGCATGCTCCCCGGCGTGGAGTGCGCCCGGCGGCGGCGATTCCAGAACGGTGGCTCCGTCGACTCCCTAACCAGCTGCTCAAGGAGATCAGCCTTTCCCCTTTGCACAACCGGGCATGACATGCATCCCAGCAGTAGCATCTCCATG AGATCCATCATGAACAAGGAGATCCACGAAGAGGCACTTGGACATGCTGCTAGGGAAGCCAGGGAGAGGTTGGATGCAAGACTGAGGATCAAAAG GCACAACAGCTTGGGATGCATGAAGCTGGGCAAGAGCGAAGGGTGCAGCCATGGACGGCTGCACAGGATCCTTGGCAGCGTGCAGAGGCAGGTGTTCTCTTCCAAGAAGTTTAGCTGGAGCAAGTTGAGGTGGAAGGCATCAGAGCAAGCAGATTGTGCAGTGTGCTTGGAGGATTTCCAGGAAGGAGACATGTTGGTTCACCTGCCATGCGCTCACAGGTTCCACTGGAATTGTGTGCTGCCATGGCTGGAAAGCAGCTCCCATTGCCCATGCTGCAGAATGACAATCTTTCTTGGATAG
- the LOC103985167 gene encoding uncharacterized protein LOC103985167 isoform X1: MIMAGMLPGVECARRRRFQNGGSVDSLTSCSRRSAFPLCTTGHDMHPSSSISMQRSIMNKEIHEEALGHAAREARERLDARLRIKRHNSLGCMKLGKSEGCSHGRLHRILGSVQRQVFSSKKFSWSKLRWKASEQADCAVCLEDFQEGDMLVHLPCAHRFHWNCVLPWLESSSHCPCCRMTIFLG; encoded by the exons ATGATCATGGCCGGCATGCTCCCCGGCGTGGAGTGCGCCCGGCGGCGGCGATTCCAGAACGGTGGCTCCGTCGACTCCCTAACCAGCTGCTCAAGGAGATCAGCCTTTCCCCTTTGCACAACCGGGCATGACATGCATCCCAGCAGTAGCATCTCCATG CAGAGATCCATCATGAACAAGGAGATCCACGAAGAGGCACTTGGACATGCTGCTAGGGAAGCCAGGGAGAGGTTGGATGCAAGACTGAGGATCAAAAG GCACAACAGCTTGGGATGCATGAAGCTGGGCAAGAGCGAAGGGTGCAGCCATGGACGGCTGCACAGGATCCTTGGCAGCGTGCAGAGGCAGGTGTTCTCTTCCAAGAAGTTTAGCTGGAGCAAGTTGAGGTGGAAGGCATCAGAGCAAGCAGATTGTGCAGTGTGCTTGGAGGATTTCCAGGAAGGAGACATGTTGGTTCACCTGCCATGCGCTCACAGGTTCCACTGGAATTGTGTGCTGCCATGGCTGGAAAGCAGCTCCCATTGCCCATGCTGCAGAATGACAATCTTTCTTGGATAG
- the LOC135638186 gene encoding uncharacterized protein LOC135638186 isoform X1 — translation MGSGSSRMAPRLPRHRPRRRPRLGLAAFLCGGAAAVSAASTSSSGSSQIEDMPTEKSVSQARLDGSVLNSNIQISVKESSLNFSQDHRPSSSTNENMRNNQSNNGINWDGSETSCLEMFQPERTYGLPSTSRKPVDNVDAALATVSEVANCANGSSHSSPSFSRSIHQPELGDLHANEIVNPSDDVVGNHGTNTDYVSVIPRLSSTLHFSSEDHLGATSSGSDAQTSTGSGEQRNGSLLHVDLVSVSSDVPSGSGEEISSESRRNTRRHFWDAFSRHSSMTVDSATLSSISENNGLGYQDRWLLDIDGHAFRDGVEDDSLYLRQRHHGLNGVSWHTRSEIRERLHSGSNNNDGQASSCPSGLHQDGTCSCTLLMTEVSSTRASIARIFVLAEALFEVLDEIHRQPGSLSLSVVSVPALESVVNSLPSKIHKKLDTALSKNDVEQCYICLADYEDGDVVRILPCHHEYHMACVDKWLKEIHGVCPLCRGDVTEAVTESFISNS, via the exons ATGGGTTCAGGAAGCAGTCGCATGGCCCCGCGGTTGCCGCGCCACCGGCCGCGACGCCGGCCGAGGCTCGGGCTCGCCGCCTTCCTCTGCGGCGGAGCCGCGGCCGTCTCTgccgcctccacctcctcctccggctCCTCTCAG ATTGAAGATATGCCAACGGAGAAATCAGTCAGTCAAGCAAGACTGGATGGTTCTGTATTAAATTCTAATATCCAGATCTCAGTCAAGGAGTCTTCATTAAACTTTTCACAAGACCATAGGCCTTCTAGCTCCACCAATGAAAACATGAGAAATAATCAAAGCAATAATGGCATCAATTGGGACGGCTCGGAAACCTCTTGCCTGGAGATGTTCCAACCTGAGAGGACTTATGGTCTACCAAGTACCTCGAGGAAACCAGTTGATAATGTTGATGCCGCTTTAGCAACGGTATCAGAGGTTGCTAATTGTGCAAATGGTAGTTCCCATAGCTCGCCAAGTTTCTCACGTAGCATACATCAACCTGAGCTTGGAGATTTACATGCAAATGAGATTGTTAACCCCTCAGATGATGTTGTGGGAAACCACGGTACCAATACGGATTACGTTTCTGTTATTCCAAGGTTATCCTCAACTTTGCATTTTTCAAGTGAAGATCATctaggtgcaacctcttctggttCAGATGCCCAAACATCAACTGGATCAGGTGAGCAGAGAAATGGAAGTCTACTTCATGTTGATTTGGTCAGTGTCTCTTCTGATGTTCCCAGTGGCTCTGGGGAGGAAATTAGTAGCGAGTCACGGAGGAATACTAGAAGACATTTCTGGGATGCCTTTTCTAGACACAGTTCCATGACTGTTGACTCGGCAACACTATCTTCAATTTCAGAGAATAATGGTCTAGGATATCAGGACAGGTGGCTACTAGACATTGATGGTCATGCTTTTAGAGATGGGGTTGAAGATGATTCATTATACTTACGGCAGAGACACCATGGACTAAATGGAGTCAGTTGGCATACGAGATCTGAG ATAAGGGAGCGTCTTCATTCTGGATCTAATAATAATGATGGACAAGCATCTTCCTGTCCATCAGGTCTCCACCAAGATGGCACATGCTCTTGCACATTGTTAATGACTGAAGTGTCGAGCACCCGAGCCAGTATTGCACGAATTTTTGTGTTAGCTGAAGCTTTATTTGAG GTTTTGGATGAAATTCATCGCCAGCCTGGATCACTGTCACTTTCTGTGGTCTCAGTCCCAGCACTGGAATCAGTTGTCAACTCCTTGCCATCAAAGATTCACAAAAAACTCGACactgctttgagcaaaaatgatgTGGAACA ATGTTACATCTGCCTGGCTGATTATGAGGATGGAGACGTGGTGCGAATACTTCCCTGCCACCATGAATATCACATGGCCTGTGTCGATAAATGGCTCAAAGAAATTCATGG TGTATGCCCTCTGTGCCGCGGCGATGTTACGGAAGCTGTTACAGAGAGTTTTATCTCCAACTCATAA
- the LOC135638186 gene encoding uncharacterized protein LOC135638186 isoform X3, whose product MGSGSSRMAPRLPRHRPRRRPRLGLAAFLCGGAAAVSAASTSSSGSSQIEDMPTEKSVSQARLDGSVLNSNIQISVKESSLNFSQDHRPSSSTNENMRNNQSNNGINWDGSETSCLEMFQPERTYGLPSTSRKPVDNVDAALATVSEVANCANGSSHSSPSFSRSIHQPELGDLHANEIVNPSDDVVGNHGTNTDYVSVIPRLSSTLHFSSEDHLGATSSGSDAQTSTGSENNGLGYQDRWLLDIDGHAFRDGVEDDSLYLRQRHHGLNGVSWHTRSEIRERLHSGSNNNDGQASSCPSGLHQDGTCSCTLLMTEVSSTRASIARIFVLAEALFEVLDEIHRQPGSLSLSVVSVPALESVVNSLPSKIHKKLDTALSKNDVEQCYICLADYEDGDVVRILPCHHEYHMACVDKWLKEIHGVCPLCRGDVTEAVTESFISNS is encoded by the exons ATGGGTTCAGGAAGCAGTCGCATGGCCCCGCGGTTGCCGCGCCACCGGCCGCGACGCCGGCCGAGGCTCGGGCTCGCCGCCTTCCTCTGCGGCGGAGCCGCGGCCGTCTCTgccgcctccacctcctcctccggctCCTCTCAG ATTGAAGATATGCCAACGGAGAAATCAGTCAGTCAAGCAAGACTGGATGGTTCTGTATTAAATTCTAATATCCAGATCTCAGTCAAGGAGTCTTCATTAAACTTTTCACAAGACCATAGGCCTTCTAGCTCCACCAATGAAAACATGAGAAATAATCAAAGCAATAATGGCATCAATTGGGACGGCTCGGAAACCTCTTGCCTGGAGATGTTCCAACCTGAGAGGACTTATGGTCTACCAAGTACCTCGAGGAAACCAGTTGATAATGTTGATGCCGCTTTAGCAACGGTATCAGAGGTTGCTAATTGTGCAAATGGTAGTTCCCATAGCTCGCCAAGTTTCTCACGTAGCATACATCAACCTGAGCTTGGAGATTTACATGCAAATGAGATTGTTAACCCCTCAGATGATGTTGTGGGAAACCACGGTACCAATACGGATTACGTTTCTGTTATTCCAAGGTTATCCTCAACTTTGCATTTTTCAAGTGAAGATCATctaggtgcaacctcttctggttCAGATGCCCAAACATCAACTGGATCAG AGAATAATGGTCTAGGATATCAGGACAGGTGGCTACTAGACATTGATGGTCATGCTTTTAGAGATGGGGTTGAAGATGATTCATTATACTTACGGCAGAGACACCATGGACTAAATGGAGTCAGTTGGCATACGAGATCTGAG ATAAGGGAGCGTCTTCATTCTGGATCTAATAATAATGATGGACAAGCATCTTCCTGTCCATCAGGTCTCCACCAAGATGGCACATGCTCTTGCACATTGTTAATGACTGAAGTGTCGAGCACCCGAGCCAGTATTGCACGAATTTTTGTGTTAGCTGAAGCTTTATTTGAG GTTTTGGATGAAATTCATCGCCAGCCTGGATCACTGTCACTTTCTGTGGTCTCAGTCCCAGCACTGGAATCAGTTGTCAACTCCTTGCCATCAAAGATTCACAAAAAACTCGACactgctttgagcaaaaatgatgTGGAACA ATGTTACATCTGCCTGGCTGATTATGAGGATGGAGACGTGGTGCGAATACTTCCCTGCCACCATGAATATCACATGGCCTGTGTCGATAAATGGCTCAAAGAAATTCATGG TGTATGCCCTCTGTGCCGCGGCGATGTTACGGAAGCTGTTACAGAGAGTTTTATCTCCAACTCATAA
- the LOC135638186 gene encoding uncharacterized protein LOC135638186 isoform X2: MPTEKSVSQARLDGSVLNSNIQISVKESSLNFSQDHRPSSSTNENMRNNQSNNGINWDGSETSCLEMFQPERTYGLPSTSRKPVDNVDAALATVSEVANCANGSSHSSPSFSRSIHQPELGDLHANEIVNPSDDVVGNHGTNTDYVSVIPRLSSTLHFSSEDHLGATSSGSDAQTSTGSGEQRNGSLLHVDLVSVSSDVPSGSGEEISSESRRNTRRHFWDAFSRHSSMTVDSATLSSISENNGLGYQDRWLLDIDGHAFRDGVEDDSLYLRQRHHGLNGVSWHTRSEIRERLHSGSNNNDGQASSCPSGLHQDGTCSCTLLMTEVSSTRASIARIFVLAEALFEVLDEIHRQPGSLSLSVVSVPALESVVNSLPSKIHKKLDTALSKNDVEQCYICLADYEDGDVVRILPCHHEYHMACVDKWLKEIHGVCPLCRGDVTEAVTESFISNS; this comes from the exons ATGCCAACGGAGAAATCAGTCAGTCAAGCAAGACTGGATGGTTCTGTATTAAATTCTAATATCCAGATCTCAGTCAAGGAGTCTTCATTAAACTTTTCACAAGACCATAGGCCTTCTAGCTCCACCAATGAAAACATGAGAAATAATCAAAGCAATAATGGCATCAATTGGGACGGCTCGGAAACCTCTTGCCTGGAGATGTTCCAACCTGAGAGGACTTATGGTCTACCAAGTACCTCGAGGAAACCAGTTGATAATGTTGATGCCGCTTTAGCAACGGTATCAGAGGTTGCTAATTGTGCAAATGGTAGTTCCCATAGCTCGCCAAGTTTCTCACGTAGCATACATCAACCTGAGCTTGGAGATTTACATGCAAATGAGATTGTTAACCCCTCAGATGATGTTGTGGGAAACCACGGTACCAATACGGATTACGTTTCTGTTATTCCAAGGTTATCCTCAACTTTGCATTTTTCAAGTGAAGATCATctaggtgcaacctcttctggttCAGATGCCCAAACATCAACTGGATCAGGTGAGCAGAGAAATGGAAGTCTACTTCATGTTGATTTGGTCAGTGTCTCTTCTGATGTTCCCAGTGGCTCTGGGGAGGAAATTAGTAGCGAGTCACGGAGGAATACTAGAAGACATTTCTGGGATGCCTTTTCTAGACACAGTTCCATGACTGTTGACTCGGCAACACTATCTTCAATTTCAGAGAATAATGGTCTAGGATATCAGGACAGGTGGCTACTAGACATTGATGGTCATGCTTTTAGAGATGGGGTTGAAGATGATTCATTATACTTACGGCAGAGACACCATGGACTAAATGGAGTCAGTTGGCATACGAGATCTGAG ATAAGGGAGCGTCTTCATTCTGGATCTAATAATAATGATGGACAAGCATCTTCCTGTCCATCAGGTCTCCACCAAGATGGCACATGCTCTTGCACATTGTTAATGACTGAAGTGTCGAGCACCCGAGCCAGTATTGCACGAATTTTTGTGTTAGCTGAAGCTTTATTTGAG GTTTTGGATGAAATTCATCGCCAGCCTGGATCACTGTCACTTTCTGTGGTCTCAGTCCCAGCACTGGAATCAGTTGTCAACTCCTTGCCATCAAAGATTCACAAAAAACTCGACactgctttgagcaaaaatgatgTGGAACA ATGTTACATCTGCCTGGCTGATTATGAGGATGGAGACGTGGTGCGAATACTTCCCTGCCACCATGAATATCACATGGCCTGTGTCGATAAATGGCTCAAAGAAATTCATGG TGTATGCCCTCTGTGCCGCGGCGATGTTACGGAAGCTGTTACAGAGAGTTTTATCTCCAACTCATAA